Proteins encoded by one window of Pelecanus crispus isolate bPelCri1 chromosome 8, bPelCri1.pri, whole genome shotgun sequence:
- the RBL2 gene encoding retinoblastoma-like protein 2 isoform X1, with the protein MPGEEEDDAESGAGGGAAAAAPSPPAEEGDTRQRYEELCSSLNMDERARSEAWLSYQSMKRNYTLEGNDLHWLACALYVACRKAVPTVSRGTAEGNYVSLTRILRCSEQSLIEFFNKMKKWEDMANLPSQFRERTERLERNFTVSAVIFKKYEPIFQDIFRYPQEDQPRQQRGRKQRRQPCTVTEVFQFCWVLFVHAKGNFPMISDDLVNSYHLLLCALDLVYGNALQCPNRKELLNPNFKGLPEDFHSKDYKVSPDPPCIIEKLCSLHYGLVLEAKGIKEHFWKPYIRKLFDKKLLKGKDENLTGFLDPGNFGDSFKAINKAYEEYVLSVGNLDERIFLGEDADEEIGTLTRCLNTTSGMETAERVQVKHNLQQHFDRSKSLRITTPLTGRKYIKESNPYVTPVSIATYSLSRLHTMLAGLKNAPSENLEQILRACSRDPSQSIANRVKEMYEAYCQSMQSEGEFSNFSKDVASKHFRRAEVLYYKVLESVIEQERRRLGDADLSAILEQDVFHRSLLACCLEIITFTYKPPGNFPFITEIFDIPVYHFYKVIEVFIRAEDGLCREVVKHLNHIEEQILESMAWKQESILWDRIRDNENTVPSCEEVMPPHYFERSAGNSVVGSPLTPRRINEVRAETGGLGKGLSSSPTTLYDRYSSPTANPTRRRLFVDNDNTSDSGTPVRVSQQPVVNTVPVQNMNPEAMPVTPVPGQTLVTVATATVTANNGQTVTIPVQGIANENGGITFFPVQVNVGTQPQAVSGPIQPLSAQTLAGTLNTQMTGAALQLPGQLTVQQISPGEQRQTQQFTTAASIRPRKMGSLSLFFRKVYHLASVRLRDLCVKLDISDELRKKIWTCFEYSLVHCPEIMMDRHLDQLLMCAIYVMAKVTKEDRSFQNIMRCYRTQPQAKSHVYRSVLIKGRRRRRSGSSDSSSQQNSPTDRSKERNKERTSRDSSPVMRSSSTLPVPQPSSAPPTPTRLTGANSDTEEEERGDLIQFYNNIYIEQIKEFALKYTSNATDSPPLSPYPFVRIGSPRRIQLSQNHPVYISPHKNESTLSPREKIFYYFSSSPSKRLKEINSMVRTGETPTKKRGILLEDGTEAPAKRICQENHTALLRRLQDVANDRGSH; encoded by the exons ATGCCgggcgaggaggaggacgaCGCCGAgtcgggggccggggggggcgccgccgccgccgccccctccccgccggccgagGAGGGAGACACCCGGCAGCGCTACGAGGAGCTTTGCAGCAGCCTCAACATGGACGAGCGCGCCCGCTCCGAGGCCTGGCTCAGCTACCAGAGCATGAAGCGCAACTACACCCTGGAG GGAAATGATCTGCATTGGCTAGCGTGTGCCTTGTACGTGGCTTGCAGAAAAGCAGTTCCAACTGTGAGCAGAGGGACAGCTGAGGGAAATTACGTATCCTTAACCAGAATTCTGCGCTGTTCAGAACAAAG CTTGATAGAATTTTTTAACAAGATGAAAAAATGGGAAGACATGGCAAACCTACCTTCTCAATTCAGAGAACGGACTGAGAGATTAGAGAGAAACTTTACAGtttctgcagtaatttttaAGAAGTATGAGCCCATTTTTCAGGACATTTTCAGATATCCTCAAGAAGATCAACCTCGtcaacagagaggaagaaaacagag acgACAACCGTGCACTGTGACTGaagttttccagttttgttgGGTGCTGTTTGTTCATGCAAAAG GTAATTTTCCTATGATCAGTGACGACTTGGTCAATTCCTACCATCTCTTGTTATGTGCTTTGGATCTAGTATATGGAAATGCTCTCCAGTGTCCTAACCGTAAAGAACTTCTGAATCCTAATTTTAAAG GTCTACCTGAAGACTTTCATAGTAAGGATTATAAAGTATCACCTGATCCTCCCTGCATCATTGAAAAACTGTGTTCATTACATTATGGATTAGTTTTAGAAGCTAAAGGCATAAAGGAACATTTTTGGAAGCCATATATTCGGAAACTTTTTGACAAAAAG cttttaaaaggaaaagatgaaaatctgACTGGATTTCTAGATCCTGGGAACTTTGGAGATAGCTT CAAAGCCATCAACAAGGCCTACGAGGAGTATGTTTTGTCAGTAGGAAATCTCGATGAGCGAATATTTCTTGGGGAGGATGCAGATGAAGAAATTGGAACTCTCACGAGGTGCTTAAATACAACTTCAGGAATGGAAACGGCTGAAAGAGTGCAAGTGAAGCATAATTTGCAGCAGCACTTTGACAGG tCCAAATCACTTAGGATTACAACCCCACTTACTGGCCGCAAATATATTAAAGAGAGCAACCCGTATGTGACACCTGTTTCTATAGCAACATACAGTTTGAGCCGCCTTCATACGATGCTGGCAGGACTGAAAAATGCCCCCAGTGAAAATCTGGAGCAAATACTCAG GGCATGTTCCAGAGATCCTTCTCAATCTATTGCAAACAGAGTAAAAGAAATGTATGAAGCATACTGCCAGAGCATGCAGTCTGAAGGAGAGTTCAGTAATTTTTCCAAAG ATGTTGCTAGTAAGCATTTTCGTCGTGCTGAGGTGCTATACTACAAGGTCTTGGAGTCGGTCATTGAGCAAGAGAGGAGGAGACTGGGAGATGCTGACTTATCT GCAATACTGGAACAAGATGTGTTTCATAGATCTCTGCTGGCATGTTGCCTTGAGATAATTACCTTTACATATAAGCCACCTGGAAACTTCCCATtcatcactgaaatatttgacATTCCAGTTTATCATTTTTATAAG GTGATTGAAGTTTTCATTAGAGCAGAGGATGGCCTTTGTCGGGAAGTAGTAAAACACCTTAATCATATTGAAGAACAGATCTTGGAAAGTATGGCATGGAAACAGGAATCCATACTGTGGGACAGAATCAGAgataatgaaaacacagttcCTAGTTGTGAAGAG gtAATGCCACCTCACTATTTTGAAAGATCTGCTGGGAACAGCGTTGTAGGTTCACCATTGACACCGAGACGAATAAATGAGGTTCGCGCTGAAACCGGAGGACTAGGAAAAG GCCTTTCATCCTCTCCAACTACCCTGTATGACAGATAcagttctcccacagccaaTCCTACAAGGAGAAGACTGTTTGTTGATAACGATAACACCTCTGACAGTGGAACTCCAGTAAGAGTTTCCCAACAGCCCGTGGTAAATACGGTGCCTGTGCAGAACATGAATCCCGAAGCCATGCCAGTAACTCCAGTGCCCGGCCAGACACTGGTTACAGTGGCAACTGCCACTGTAACAGCCAATAATGGGCAAACTGTTACAATACCAGTACAAG GTATTGCCAATGAAAATGGAGGAATAACTTTCTTCCCAGTCCAAGTAAATGTAGGTACCCAGCCTCAAGCTGTCTCTGGTCCCATTCAGCCTCTCAGTGCCCAGACTCTTGCTGGTACCCTGAACACTCAGATGACCGGGGCAGCGCTGCAGTTACCAGGCCAGTTAACTGTTCAGCAGATCTCTCCCGGAGAGCAAAGACAAACCCAGCAATTTACCACTGCCGCTTCCATCAGGCCTCGGAAGATgggctcactctcactcttctttAGAAAG GTGTATCATTTAGCTAGCGTTCGTCTGCGAGATCTCTGTGTCAAACTCGATATATCTGATGAGCTGCGGAAAAAGATCTGGACATGTTTTGAGTATTCCTTGGTGCACTGCCCTGAAATCATGATGGATAGACATTTGGATCAGCTCCTTATGTGTGCTATCTATGTAATGGCTAAG GTTACTAAGGAAGATAGATCATTTCAGAACATTATGCGCTGCTATCGGACGCAACCACAAGCCAAGAGTCAT GTATATCGGAGTGTCCTGATAAAAGGCAGGAGACGACGACGCTCTGGCAGCAGCGATAGCAGTAGCCAGCAGAACTCGCCTACAGACAGAagtaaagagagaaacaaagaaagaa CTAGCAGAGACTCCAGCCCAGTAATGCgctccagcagcaccctgcccgTCCCGCAGCCCAGCAGCGCTCCCCCTACTCCAACCCGCCTGACAGGTGCCAACAGTGACACCGAGGAGGAGGAGCGAGGGGACCTTATACAATTCTACAACAACATCTACATCGAGCAGATTAAAGAATTTGCCCTGAAGTATACTTCAAATGCA ACCGATTCTCCTCCGCTCTCACCCTACCCGTTTGTAAGGATTGGCTCCCCTCGCAGAATACAGCTGTCCCAGAATCACCCAGTGTACATCTCGCCACACAAAAATGAGTCTACCCTCTCTCCTCGAGAGAAAATATTCTATTacttcagcagcagcccatCTAAG aGGCTAAAGGAAATTAACAGCATGGTTAGAACCGGAGAAACTCCAACAAAGAAGAGAGGCATTCTCTTAGAGGATGGTACTGAAGCACCAGCTAAGCGTATCTGTCAGGAGAATCACACTGCTCTGTTAAGACGACTACAAGACGTAGCGAACGACAGAGGGTCTCACTGA
- the RBL2 gene encoding retinoblastoma-like protein 2 isoform X2 — protein MDERARSEAWLSYQSMKRNYTLEGNDLHWLACALYVACRKAVPTVSRGTAEGNYVSLTRILRCSEQSLIEFFNKMKKWEDMANLPSQFRERTERLERNFTVSAVIFKKYEPIFQDIFRYPQEDQPRQQRGRKQRRQPCTVTEVFQFCWVLFVHAKGNFPMISDDLVNSYHLLLCALDLVYGNALQCPNRKELLNPNFKGLPEDFHSKDYKVSPDPPCIIEKLCSLHYGLVLEAKGIKEHFWKPYIRKLFDKKLLKGKDENLTGFLDPGNFGDSFKAINKAYEEYVLSVGNLDERIFLGEDADEEIGTLTRCLNTTSGMETAERVQVKHNLQQHFDRSKSLRITTPLTGRKYIKESNPYVTPVSIATYSLSRLHTMLAGLKNAPSENLEQILRACSRDPSQSIANRVKEMYEAYCQSMQSEGEFSNFSKDVASKHFRRAEVLYYKVLESVIEQERRRLGDADLSAILEQDVFHRSLLACCLEIITFTYKPPGNFPFITEIFDIPVYHFYKVIEVFIRAEDGLCREVVKHLNHIEEQILESMAWKQESILWDRIRDNENTVPSCEEVMPPHYFERSAGNSVVGSPLTPRRINEVRAETGGLGKGLSSSPTTLYDRYSSPTANPTRRRLFVDNDNTSDSGTPVRVSQQPVVNTVPVQNMNPEAMPVTPVPGQTLVTVATATVTANNGQTVTIPVQGIANENGGITFFPVQVNVGTQPQAVSGPIQPLSAQTLAGTLNTQMTGAALQLPGQLTVQQISPGEQRQTQQFTTAASIRPRKMGSLSLFFRKVYHLASVRLRDLCVKLDISDELRKKIWTCFEYSLVHCPEIMMDRHLDQLLMCAIYVMAKVTKEDRSFQNIMRCYRTQPQAKSHVYRSVLIKGRRRRRSGSSDSSSQQNSPTDRSKERNKERTSRDSSPVMRSSSTLPVPQPSSAPPTPTRLTGANSDTEEEERGDLIQFYNNIYIEQIKEFALKYTSNAQTDSPPLSPYPFVRIGSPRRIQLSQNHPVYISPHKNESTLSPREKIFYYFSSSPSKRLKEINSMVRTGETPTKKRGILLEDGTEAPAKRICQENHTALLRRLQDVANDRGSH, from the exons ATGGACGAGCGCGCCCGCTCCGAGGCCTGGCTCAGCTACCAGAGCATGAAGCGCAACTACACCCTGGAG GGAAATGATCTGCATTGGCTAGCGTGTGCCTTGTACGTGGCTTGCAGAAAAGCAGTTCCAACTGTGAGCAGAGGGACAGCTGAGGGAAATTACGTATCCTTAACCAGAATTCTGCGCTGTTCAGAACAAAG CTTGATAGAATTTTTTAACAAGATGAAAAAATGGGAAGACATGGCAAACCTACCTTCTCAATTCAGAGAACGGACTGAGAGATTAGAGAGAAACTTTACAGtttctgcagtaatttttaAGAAGTATGAGCCCATTTTTCAGGACATTTTCAGATATCCTCAAGAAGATCAACCTCGtcaacagagaggaagaaaacagag acgACAACCGTGCACTGTGACTGaagttttccagttttgttgGGTGCTGTTTGTTCATGCAAAAG GTAATTTTCCTATGATCAGTGACGACTTGGTCAATTCCTACCATCTCTTGTTATGTGCTTTGGATCTAGTATATGGAAATGCTCTCCAGTGTCCTAACCGTAAAGAACTTCTGAATCCTAATTTTAAAG GTCTACCTGAAGACTTTCATAGTAAGGATTATAAAGTATCACCTGATCCTCCCTGCATCATTGAAAAACTGTGTTCATTACATTATGGATTAGTTTTAGAAGCTAAAGGCATAAAGGAACATTTTTGGAAGCCATATATTCGGAAACTTTTTGACAAAAAG cttttaaaaggaaaagatgaaaatctgACTGGATTTCTAGATCCTGGGAACTTTGGAGATAGCTT CAAAGCCATCAACAAGGCCTACGAGGAGTATGTTTTGTCAGTAGGAAATCTCGATGAGCGAATATTTCTTGGGGAGGATGCAGATGAAGAAATTGGAACTCTCACGAGGTGCTTAAATACAACTTCAGGAATGGAAACGGCTGAAAGAGTGCAAGTGAAGCATAATTTGCAGCAGCACTTTGACAGG tCCAAATCACTTAGGATTACAACCCCACTTACTGGCCGCAAATATATTAAAGAGAGCAACCCGTATGTGACACCTGTTTCTATAGCAACATACAGTTTGAGCCGCCTTCATACGATGCTGGCAGGACTGAAAAATGCCCCCAGTGAAAATCTGGAGCAAATACTCAG GGCATGTTCCAGAGATCCTTCTCAATCTATTGCAAACAGAGTAAAAGAAATGTATGAAGCATACTGCCAGAGCATGCAGTCTGAAGGAGAGTTCAGTAATTTTTCCAAAG ATGTTGCTAGTAAGCATTTTCGTCGTGCTGAGGTGCTATACTACAAGGTCTTGGAGTCGGTCATTGAGCAAGAGAGGAGGAGACTGGGAGATGCTGACTTATCT GCAATACTGGAACAAGATGTGTTTCATAGATCTCTGCTGGCATGTTGCCTTGAGATAATTACCTTTACATATAAGCCACCTGGAAACTTCCCATtcatcactgaaatatttgacATTCCAGTTTATCATTTTTATAAG GTGATTGAAGTTTTCATTAGAGCAGAGGATGGCCTTTGTCGGGAAGTAGTAAAACACCTTAATCATATTGAAGAACAGATCTTGGAAAGTATGGCATGGAAACAGGAATCCATACTGTGGGACAGAATCAGAgataatgaaaacacagttcCTAGTTGTGAAGAG gtAATGCCACCTCACTATTTTGAAAGATCTGCTGGGAACAGCGTTGTAGGTTCACCATTGACACCGAGACGAATAAATGAGGTTCGCGCTGAAACCGGAGGACTAGGAAAAG GCCTTTCATCCTCTCCAACTACCCTGTATGACAGATAcagttctcccacagccaaTCCTACAAGGAGAAGACTGTTTGTTGATAACGATAACACCTCTGACAGTGGAACTCCAGTAAGAGTTTCCCAACAGCCCGTGGTAAATACGGTGCCTGTGCAGAACATGAATCCCGAAGCCATGCCAGTAACTCCAGTGCCCGGCCAGACACTGGTTACAGTGGCAACTGCCACTGTAACAGCCAATAATGGGCAAACTGTTACAATACCAGTACAAG GTATTGCCAATGAAAATGGAGGAATAACTTTCTTCCCAGTCCAAGTAAATGTAGGTACCCAGCCTCAAGCTGTCTCTGGTCCCATTCAGCCTCTCAGTGCCCAGACTCTTGCTGGTACCCTGAACACTCAGATGACCGGGGCAGCGCTGCAGTTACCAGGCCAGTTAACTGTTCAGCAGATCTCTCCCGGAGAGCAAAGACAAACCCAGCAATTTACCACTGCCGCTTCCATCAGGCCTCGGAAGATgggctcactctcactcttctttAGAAAG GTGTATCATTTAGCTAGCGTTCGTCTGCGAGATCTCTGTGTCAAACTCGATATATCTGATGAGCTGCGGAAAAAGATCTGGACATGTTTTGAGTATTCCTTGGTGCACTGCCCTGAAATCATGATGGATAGACATTTGGATCAGCTCCTTATGTGTGCTATCTATGTAATGGCTAAG GTTACTAAGGAAGATAGATCATTTCAGAACATTATGCGCTGCTATCGGACGCAACCACAAGCCAAGAGTCAT GTATATCGGAGTGTCCTGATAAAAGGCAGGAGACGACGACGCTCTGGCAGCAGCGATAGCAGTAGCCAGCAGAACTCGCCTACAGACAGAagtaaagagagaaacaaagaaagaa CTAGCAGAGACTCCAGCCCAGTAATGCgctccagcagcaccctgcccgTCCCGCAGCCCAGCAGCGCTCCCCCTACTCCAACCCGCCTGACAGGTGCCAACAGTGACACCGAGGAGGAGGAGCGAGGGGACCTTATACAATTCTACAACAACATCTACATCGAGCAGATTAAAGAATTTGCCCTGAAGTATACTTCAAATGCA CAGACCGATTCTCCTCCGCTCTCACCCTACCCGTTTGTAAGGATTGGCTCCCCTCGCAGAATACAGCTGTCCCAGAATCACCCAGTGTACATCTCGCCACACAAAAATGAGTCTACCCTCTCTCCTCGAGAGAAAATATTCTATTacttcagcagcagcccatCTAAG aGGCTAAAGGAAATTAACAGCATGGTTAGAACCGGAGAAACTCCAACAAAGAAGAGAGGCATTCTCTTAGAGGATGGTACTGAAGCACCAGCTAAGCGTATCTGTCAGGAGAATCACACTGCTCTGTTAAGACGACTACAAGACGTAGCGAACGACAGAGGGTCTCACTGA
- the RBL2 gene encoding retinoblastoma-like protein 2 isoform X3, giving the protein MISDDLVNSYHLLLCALDLVYGNALQCPNRKELLNPNFKGLPEDFHSKDYKVSPDPPCIIEKLCSLHYGLVLEAKGIKEHFWKPYIRKLFDKKLLKGKDENLTGFLDPGNFGDSFKAINKAYEEYVLSVGNLDERIFLGEDADEEIGTLTRCLNTTSGMETAERVQVKHNLQQHFDRSKSLRITTPLTGRKYIKESNPYVTPVSIATYSLSRLHTMLAGLKNAPSENLEQILRACSRDPSQSIANRVKEMYEAYCQSMQSEGEFSNFSKDVASKHFRRAEVLYYKVLESVIEQERRRLGDADLSAILEQDVFHRSLLACCLEIITFTYKPPGNFPFITEIFDIPVYHFYKVIEVFIRAEDGLCREVVKHLNHIEEQILESMAWKQESILWDRIRDNENTVPSCEEVMPPHYFERSAGNSVVGSPLTPRRINEVRAETGGLGKGLSSSPTTLYDRYSSPTANPTRRRLFVDNDNTSDSGTPVRVSQQPVVNTVPVQNMNPEAMPVTPVPGQTLVTVATATVTANNGQTVTIPVQGIANENGGITFFPVQVNVGTQPQAVSGPIQPLSAQTLAGTLNTQMTGAALQLPGQLTVQQISPGEQRQTQQFTTAASIRPRKMGSLSLFFRKVYHLASVRLRDLCVKLDISDELRKKIWTCFEYSLVHCPEIMMDRHLDQLLMCAIYVMAKVTKEDRSFQNIMRCYRTQPQAKSHVYRSVLIKGRRRRRSGSSDSSSQQNSPTDRSKERNKERTSRDSSPVMRSSSTLPVPQPSSAPPTPTRLTGANSDTEEEERGDLIQFYNNIYIEQIKEFALKYTSNAQTDSPPLSPYPFVRIGSPRRIQLSQNHPVYISPHKNESTLSPREKIFYYFSSSPSKRLKEINSMVRTGETPTKKRGILLEDGTEAPAKRICQENHTALLRRLQDVANDRGSH; this is encoded by the exons ATGATCAGTGACGACTTGGTCAATTCCTACCATCTCTTGTTATGTGCTTTGGATCTAGTATATGGAAATGCTCTCCAGTGTCCTAACCGTAAAGAACTTCTGAATCCTAATTTTAAAG GTCTACCTGAAGACTTTCATAGTAAGGATTATAAAGTATCACCTGATCCTCCCTGCATCATTGAAAAACTGTGTTCATTACATTATGGATTAGTTTTAGAAGCTAAAGGCATAAAGGAACATTTTTGGAAGCCATATATTCGGAAACTTTTTGACAAAAAG cttttaaaaggaaaagatgaaaatctgACTGGATTTCTAGATCCTGGGAACTTTGGAGATAGCTT CAAAGCCATCAACAAGGCCTACGAGGAGTATGTTTTGTCAGTAGGAAATCTCGATGAGCGAATATTTCTTGGGGAGGATGCAGATGAAGAAATTGGAACTCTCACGAGGTGCTTAAATACAACTTCAGGAATGGAAACGGCTGAAAGAGTGCAAGTGAAGCATAATTTGCAGCAGCACTTTGACAGG tCCAAATCACTTAGGATTACAACCCCACTTACTGGCCGCAAATATATTAAAGAGAGCAACCCGTATGTGACACCTGTTTCTATAGCAACATACAGTTTGAGCCGCCTTCATACGATGCTGGCAGGACTGAAAAATGCCCCCAGTGAAAATCTGGAGCAAATACTCAG GGCATGTTCCAGAGATCCTTCTCAATCTATTGCAAACAGAGTAAAAGAAATGTATGAAGCATACTGCCAGAGCATGCAGTCTGAAGGAGAGTTCAGTAATTTTTCCAAAG ATGTTGCTAGTAAGCATTTTCGTCGTGCTGAGGTGCTATACTACAAGGTCTTGGAGTCGGTCATTGAGCAAGAGAGGAGGAGACTGGGAGATGCTGACTTATCT GCAATACTGGAACAAGATGTGTTTCATAGATCTCTGCTGGCATGTTGCCTTGAGATAATTACCTTTACATATAAGCCACCTGGAAACTTCCCATtcatcactgaaatatttgacATTCCAGTTTATCATTTTTATAAG GTGATTGAAGTTTTCATTAGAGCAGAGGATGGCCTTTGTCGGGAAGTAGTAAAACACCTTAATCATATTGAAGAACAGATCTTGGAAAGTATGGCATGGAAACAGGAATCCATACTGTGGGACAGAATCAGAgataatgaaaacacagttcCTAGTTGTGAAGAG gtAATGCCACCTCACTATTTTGAAAGATCTGCTGGGAACAGCGTTGTAGGTTCACCATTGACACCGAGACGAATAAATGAGGTTCGCGCTGAAACCGGAGGACTAGGAAAAG GCCTTTCATCCTCTCCAACTACCCTGTATGACAGATAcagttctcccacagccaaTCCTACAAGGAGAAGACTGTTTGTTGATAACGATAACACCTCTGACAGTGGAACTCCAGTAAGAGTTTCCCAACAGCCCGTGGTAAATACGGTGCCTGTGCAGAACATGAATCCCGAAGCCATGCCAGTAACTCCAGTGCCCGGCCAGACACTGGTTACAGTGGCAACTGCCACTGTAACAGCCAATAATGGGCAAACTGTTACAATACCAGTACAAG GTATTGCCAATGAAAATGGAGGAATAACTTTCTTCCCAGTCCAAGTAAATGTAGGTACCCAGCCTCAAGCTGTCTCTGGTCCCATTCAGCCTCTCAGTGCCCAGACTCTTGCTGGTACCCTGAACACTCAGATGACCGGGGCAGCGCTGCAGTTACCAGGCCAGTTAACTGTTCAGCAGATCTCTCCCGGAGAGCAAAGACAAACCCAGCAATTTACCACTGCCGCTTCCATCAGGCCTCGGAAGATgggctcactctcactcttctttAGAAAG GTGTATCATTTAGCTAGCGTTCGTCTGCGAGATCTCTGTGTCAAACTCGATATATCTGATGAGCTGCGGAAAAAGATCTGGACATGTTTTGAGTATTCCTTGGTGCACTGCCCTGAAATCATGATGGATAGACATTTGGATCAGCTCCTTATGTGTGCTATCTATGTAATGGCTAAG GTTACTAAGGAAGATAGATCATTTCAGAACATTATGCGCTGCTATCGGACGCAACCACAAGCCAAGAGTCAT GTATATCGGAGTGTCCTGATAAAAGGCAGGAGACGACGACGCTCTGGCAGCAGCGATAGCAGTAGCCAGCAGAACTCGCCTACAGACAGAagtaaagagagaaacaaagaaagaa CTAGCAGAGACTCCAGCCCAGTAATGCgctccagcagcaccctgcccgTCCCGCAGCCCAGCAGCGCTCCCCCTACTCCAACCCGCCTGACAGGTGCCAACAGTGACACCGAGGAGGAGGAGCGAGGGGACCTTATACAATTCTACAACAACATCTACATCGAGCAGATTAAAGAATTTGCCCTGAAGTATACTTCAAATGCA CAGACCGATTCTCCTCCGCTCTCACCCTACCCGTTTGTAAGGATTGGCTCCCCTCGCAGAATACAGCTGTCCCAGAATCACCCAGTGTACATCTCGCCACACAAAAATGAGTCTACCCTCTCTCCTCGAGAGAAAATATTCTATTacttcagcagcagcccatCTAAG aGGCTAAAGGAAATTAACAGCATGGTTAGAACCGGAGAAACTCCAACAAAGAAGAGAGGCATTCTCTTAGAGGATGGTACTGAAGCACCAGCTAAGCGTATCTGTCAGGAGAATCACACTGCTCTGTTAAGACGACTACAAGACGTAGCGAACGACAGAGGGTCTCACTGA